The region ATGTCCGGCATCTGCACCCGGTGCGTCGACGGGTGCAAGGGAGCCTGCGAGATCTGGCTCGCCTCCTTCCGCGGCAGAGAGGTGCTCTACCCGGGTCCGTTCGGCGAGGTCACGGCCGGGGCGGATAAGAACTATCCGGTCGACTACTCGCACCTGAACATCCAGGGCTACGCGACCGGCGCAAAGGGACTGCCCGAAGGCGTCGAGGCCGGCCCCGACACCGCGGTATTCCACGCCGTCGACACCCGGACCGAGTACGGGTGGGACGTCAAGGTCCCGATGCGGATCCCCATCTTCACCGGGGCGCTCGGGTCGACCGAGAGCGCTCGGGCGAACTGGGAGCAGTTCGCGGTCGGAGCCGCCATATCGGGCATCACCCTCGTCTGCGGTGAGAACGTCTGCGGCGTCGACCCTGACCTTGTGCTGGACCACAACGGCAAGGTCGCCAAGTCTCCCGAGATGGACCGCCGCATCGAGACCTATCGAAAGTTCCACGACCGCTACGGAGAACTCCTGGTGCAGTTGAACGTGGAGGACACGCGCCTCGGGACCGCCGAGTACGTCTCCGCACGGCACAACCTCGAGACGATCGAACTGAAGTGGGGCCAGGGCGCAAAGTGCATCGGCGGCGAGATCAAGGTCGACAGCCTTGCCCGGGCGAACCAGCTCAAGGACCGCGGCTACATTGTCCTCCCCGACCCCGGGGTCCGCGAGGTGCAGAGAGCCTTTGCCGACGGGGCCGTCAAGGAGTTCGAGCGGCACTCCCGCTTGGGCTTCGTCACCCGGGAAGGCTTCCTCGACGAGGTCGACCGGCTCCGCGAGATAGGATTCAAGCGGGTCACCCTCAAGACCGGCGCCTACTCGGCCGTCGAACTCGCGATGGCGATCCGTTACGGCGCCGAGGCGAAGATCGACCTCCTCACCATCGACGGCGCACCCGGCGGCACCGGGATGAGCCCTTGGCCGATGATGAACGAGTGGGGGATCCCGACGTTCTACATCGAGTCCCTCGCCCACCAGTTCTGCGAGCGGCTCCGGGAGCGGGGCATCCGGGTCCCGGACATCGCCATCGCCGGCGGGTTCGCGGACGAGGCGAACGTCTTCAAGGCGCTCGCCATGGGGAGCCCGTACGTCCGGGCCGTCTGCATGGGCCGCGGCCTCATGATCCCGGGCATGGTCGGGAAGAACATCGCAAAGTGGCTCGAAGCCGGCGAACTTCCGAAGACCGTCTCGAAGTACGGCCGCACCAGAGAGGAAATCTTCGTCTGCTACGAGGAACTCAAGGAGAAGTACCCAGACCGGATCGACGAGATCCCGCTTGGGGCCGTCGGGGTCTACACCTACGCCCAGAAGTTCAGGACCGGGCTTCAGCAGATCATGGCCGGGACGCGGAACTTCAGCCTCGGGACGGTCGCCCGGAGCGACCTGATGGCGCTGACCGAGGAGGCCGAAGCGGTCTCCGGCATCCCGTACGTGATGCGGGCCTACCGCGACGCCGCCGAGGCGGTCCTCGACTCGTGAGCCCGGAAGCGGTACGGGCGGGGAGAACCCCCTCGCCGCTCCACCAGTCCTTTCAGGGGCTGTTATGGCCCCCGGACGCCCAGATACTTAAAACCTATCTTTTTTGATAATATCGATCCTCCGCGATAATATTTAATGCGAAGAGTGCATCAGGTCTGCCCGATACATCATGCATACGGATACCAGTCCGACGCTCCTCATCACCGGGGGGGCGGGATTCATCGGGTCGCACCTTGCAGCGGAACTCCTGCAGCACGGCTACCAGGTTCGCATCCTCGATAACCTGATGCCGCGGGTGCACGGCCCGGAACGGCAACGGCCCGCCCACCTCGACCGGCGGGCGGAAGTCCTCGTCGGGGACATCCGGGACCCGCACCGCGTGCAGGAGGCTCTCGAAGGGGTCGACGCCGTCATTCACCTGGCTGCGGTCGTCGGGGGACGGCAGAGCATGTACCAACTTGAGAAGTACGTGAGCGTCAACACCGCCGGGACCGCCGTCCTCCTCGAAGCCCTGCTCGACCACCCCATCAAGCGGCTCATCGTCGCCTCAAGCAGCGCCGTCTACGGAGAAGGCTTATACTGCTCGTACAACGGCACCATCTACCCGAAGATCCGGCGCTCGTCCGCGCAGACGGCGAAGGGAGACTGGGAGCCCCGGAGCCCCGACGGAGAGGTGATCTATCCGCTGCCCACGCCTGAGGCAAAGGAGGCGTCGCCGCTCTCGATCTACGCGGTCTCCAAGTACGACCAGGAGGAGATGTGCCGGATGATCGGAGAGGCCTACGGCATCCCGACGGTTATCCTCCGGCTCTTCAACGTCTACGGCCCGCATCAGGGCTACGCCAACCCCTACTCCGGCATGCTGACCGAGTATGCGTCCCGC is a window of Methanoculleus sp. 7T DNA encoding:
- a CDS encoding FMN-binding glutamate synthase family protein; amino-acid sequence: MNLRRPNANEATGTSNRSRDVVPMSGICTRCVDGCKGACEIWLASFRGREVLYPGPFGEVTAGADKNYPVDYSHLNIQGYATGAKGLPEGVEAGPDTAVFHAVDTRTEYGWDVKVPMRIPIFTGALGSTESARANWEQFAVGAAISGITLVCGENVCGVDPDLVLDHNGKVAKSPEMDRRIETYRKFHDRYGELLVQLNVEDTRLGTAEYVSARHNLETIELKWGQGAKCIGGEIKVDSLARANQLKDRGYIVLPDPGVREVQRAFADGAVKEFERHSRLGFVTREGFLDEVDRLREIGFKRVTLKTGAYSAVELAMAIRYGAEAKIDLLTIDGAPGGTGMSPWPMMNEWGIPTFYIESLAHQFCERLRERGIRVPDIAIAGGFADEANVFKALAMGSPYVRAVCMGRGLMIPGMVGKNIAKWLEAGELPKTVSKYGRTREEIFVCYEELKEKYPDRIDEIPLGAVGVYTYAQKFRTGLQQIMAGTRNFSLGTVARSDLMALTEEAEAVSGIPYVMRAYRDAAEAVLDS
- a CDS encoding NAD-dependent epimerase/dehydratase family protein gives rise to the protein MHTDTSPTLLITGGAGFIGSHLAAELLQHGYQVRILDNLMPRVHGPERQRPAHLDRRAEVLVGDIRDPHRVQEALEGVDAVIHLAAVVGGRQSMYQLEKYVSVNTAGTAVLLEALLDHPIKRLIVASSSAVYGEGLYCSYNGTIYPKIRRSSAQTAKGDWEPRSPDGEVIYPLPTPEAKEASPLSIYAVSKYDQEEMCRMIGEAYGIPTVILRLFNVYGPHQGYANPYSGMLTEYASRLLQGEPVRLFEDGYQQRDFVSVYDAARAFRLALESPSAAGETLNIGSGRPATFRTVADRLAAITRRQDLAPTVTGTYRVGDIRHCIADISRAREVLGYEPEVPLEAGLLDLAAWVEAEIAERQKVPAPLKVPTQSRLPV